The sequence ACCTCTTTTCGTTTGGCACTAAAGACAACCGCTGATATATCTGGCTTAAAGCTCCAACGGTAAAGCTTGCCTTCATAACCGCATTGATGTCTACGCCGCTCATCAATATCATAAAGGTGAGCTGCCTCATAAAAGCTAATTTCCCGTTCTTCAATTTGATAGAAGAGTTCTTGGGCAAGTCTTTCATCAGGAAGAATAATTTGATACAGTAAGATTTGGTCAAAATTCAGCTTGTTTTGGGCAAAAAACTTCTCTGCTTCTTTGGCAAAAAGACTCTCTGCTAATTTTTTAGCAATCAGGCGATCGCAAATTCCTGCCTCCCAGTCTTCCGGAGAGATCATCTGATCGGCTAGCCATGCTAACGTATCGGCAGCCTTCTCCAAACGCTTGGCGTAACGCAGCTTGTTCGCCTCAGCCTGAATTTCCTCTGGCGTGACGGCTAAACTTCTTTCCTGAGCAGCTTGGGTAATAATTTTTTGATATAAAATCTTCTGACA comes from Funiculus sociatus GB2-C1 and encodes:
- a CDS encoding peptidylprolyl isomerase, which translates into the protein MNDFSGSSVKVDEIVSFLKKDIQLKEVCQKILYQKIITQAAQERSLAVTPEEIQAEANKLRYAKRLEKAADTLAWLADQMISPEDWEAGICDRLIAKKLAESLFAKEAEKFFAQNKLNFDQILLYQIILPDERLAQELFYQIEEREISFYEAAHLYDIDERRRHQCGYEGKLYRWSFKPDISAVVFSAKRKEVFGPISTDQGYHLFIVEEFIPAQLTPQTHQEIVDGMFKEWLASELNYMLHSTTA